The following proteins are encoded in a genomic region of Danio rerio strain Tuebingen ecotype United States chromosome 16, GRCz12tu, whole genome shotgun sequence:
- the ccka gene encoding cholecystokinin a precursor — protein MNAGLCVCALLAALSTSSCLSLPVHSEDGVQSNVGSATGHTRHTRAAPPAGQINLLTKPEDDEEPRSSLTELLARIISTKGSYRRSPAANSRTMGASHRIKDRDYLGWMDFGRRSAEEYEYSS, from the exons atGAACGCTGGACTCTGTGTATGTGCCCTGCTGGCTGCTCTCTCCACCAGCAGCTGCCTTTCTCTCCCTGTACATTCAGAAGATGGAGTTCAGTCTAATGTCGGCTCCGCAACAGGACACACGCGCCACACCCGCGCAGCGCCGCCTGCTGGACAAATCAACCTGCTTACCAAACCAGAGGACGATGAAGAACCTCGCAGCAGCCTAACCGAACTACTGGCCAGAATCATCTCAACCAAAG GCTCATACCGCAGAAGTCCCGCTGCAAACAGCAGGACCATGGGTGCATCTCACAGAATAAAGGACAGAGATTActtgggatggatggattttgGCCGACGAAGCGCCGAGGAGTATGAATACTCCTCATAA